GCCCAAACACGTTTGAAGGCCACGGCAATCGTGTCGCAGGAGCCTTGGGCGCGGTGGGTAATAACGGCATCGGCATCAGCGGTGTCGCTTGGAAGGTAAAACTGATGCTGCTCAAATCATCACAGTTGAGCCTTGATGAACTGATTCCCGCTATGGAATACGCACGCAACAACGGTGCTCACATCATCAACGCCAGTTACGGCGGACCTGGTTTCTCCAGAATCGAAGCGGACACCATTGAAGCGTTGCAAAAAGCAGGCATTTTACTGGTGGCCGCAGCGGGCAATAACGGCTACGACAACGATCTATTGAAAGACTATCCTTCGGGCTACGCACACGACGCCATTCTGGCCGTAGCCGGTTCTGATAACCAAGACCGACTCAGCCGCTGGTCACAATACGGGGCTTTGAGTGTCGATGTGGCCGCACCGGGGGACAACATTCTGAGCTTAGATGGCACACTCGATTACCGCTTTCAAACGGGCAGCTCCTTCTCTGCTCCTCTGGTCAGCGGCGTGGCCGCTCTGCTCAAAGCCTACGACCCCAGCCTTGATGCCCTGGCCATCAAAGCGCGCATTCTGAGCAGCAGTCAAACCCTGCAAACAGAACAGAATCTCATCGTTGCCGGTCGGGTCGATGCCCACAACGCCCTGATTGTAGCCGAACAACCGCTGCTGTTAATCGAATCAGTGCAGATCAACGATACCAGCAACGGCGACCGTTACAACGATCTGGATGCTGGCGAGCGGCTGACGTTGAACATCACCTTGAAAAACCTTTGGCAGTCGGTCACCTCGCTGCAAGCCACGCTCAGCAGCGATAGTTCATTTGTCACCGTCCTCAGCAACAATGACAATTTGGAACAGCTGACAGAACAAAACAGCAAGGTGGTGAGCTTTGAGATTCAGCTTGCAGAAACCATGCAAGAGCAGCAAACGCTGAAGTTTAGTCTGGACCTACGGGCAGGCAGTCATCAAGTCAGACGCAGTTTTTCACTGCACTTTGGCAGCCTTGAAAACAATCAAACCTACAGCGGTACTTTGCAACGCCACGACCGCGACCAATTTCAGCTCTTCTACATCAATGTACCTCCCAACAGCGGTACATTGACCTTCCGCAGCAACGCCGTAGAAGACATCGACCTCTACGCTACTTACGGCAAACCCGCCAGCCTCATCAGTGAATTTGCCAGCAATGCAGAAGGCGGCAACGAAGAGATATTTTTCCGTTTCACTCGTGCCGGTACTTATTACGTTACCGTACACAACTTCAACAATAAAAAACAGAACGTCGAGTTTAATCTCACCGCCAGCTACAGCGCCAAAGAAGTTATCAGTGGTGGTAGCCTCTCCTTTTTTACTCTGTTTCTGCTCGGCTGCGGCTATCTTTTACGGTGCATCAACAGTCGTTCATCAATGGGCACAAAGCGTGTCGCTTCATTTATCAATGAGTTGGCGGTCAATTCTGCTACACCGTACACCTCTGCTTCAATGCCGTATTTGGTACGAACTTTGTGCAGCAGAAGGTCAAAATCACCGTCCCCCGAAAGTAGAACCACGCGATCCACATAGGGCGCTTCTTCTAGCACATCAATGGTCAAACCCACGTCCCAATCGCCTTTGGCCGAGCCGTCACTGCGCTGGATATAGGGTTTGAGTTTGATCTCAAAGCCAATCTGCCTAAGGATATTTTGAAACTGCTGCTGTTTATTGTCACTGCGATGAATCGCATACGCAAAAGCGTTGACGATCTCACCTTGAGCGGCAATTTCAGCCCAAAAAGCGTTGTAGTTAAACTGGTTCTGATAGGCTTGACGGGTGGTGTAGTAGATGTTCTGCACATCAACAAAAATAGCGATCTTCATGTTTTTGGCTTCGGTTTCTGAGCAACGTTATCGCGTAAATAAACGGGCAAGGCGTTCTCTGCACTAACCCCTTTACCCGCCCGTAGATCCACCACAGCCAACGCCGCCAGATCTTGCGCATGGGGCAATAACGCCCCTAAAACCCGATCCAAACAACCTTCCAGCGGAGCCGACAAAACAGCTTCATAAGTCCCCCAACCGGTACCGGCACCACACCAGAGACCCTCTTTGGGCATCTGGAGAGCTTCCGGCTTCATTACCACCTCGGTAGCAACAGAACGCATCACCGCAAACTCATCCAGCACATAAGCGCCCCAATAGACCTCTTGCATCCGTGCATCAATGGCACTCAAGACCTGTTTTGCACCCGACTCACGATAAGCACGCTGCGCCAAGGTGGCCAGCGTGGAGACCGCCACCACCGGCAGATCCACCCCATACGCGATGCCCTGCACCACACTCGTGGCAATACGCACCCCAGTAAACGCGCCCGGTCCACGAGCAAAGGCAAGCCCATCAAGCTGCTTTAGCGTCACACCCGCTTCGGCCAACAGTTGATCTAACATGGCTAAAATCAAGTTGCCGTGCTCCCGTGGAGCCACTTGATAACGAAAAATAACCTCACCGTCCAGCCAGAGGGCGGCAGAACAGGCTTCGGTGGTGGTGTCGATGGCAAGCAGTTTCATTTAAACTCCAGACACAAAAAAGGCGCTGCTAAGAGCAATCTGGCATTGTAAATTTATTCGCTTTCCCTGTCATCACATCCTACAAAATCAAGCTCTAAAAGATCGAGGATTGCGTTTTTGTGGTCATTAACTCAAGTGCCTTAACACCTTTATAAGAGTTGCCTTTTTTATTTAATTTAGGGCTCCACACCGCAACACTGTATTCACCTGGATGAATCGCAATGATGCCACCTCCAACGCCGCTCTTCCCTGGCAGGCCTACTTTGAAAGAAAACTCCCCCGCTTCATCGTAAAAACCACACAACTGCATAATGGAATTTATCCGCTTGGTTTTACTTTTACTCAACACCTCTTCTTTTGTGAAGGGGTTCACCCCATCAGAAGCCAAAAATAGGAAGGATTCCGCCAGCTCTTTACACGACATTTCAAGCGAGCACAAACAAAAATAGAGGTCTAAAACCGCATCAATGTCGTTATGTATATTGCCAAAATCCTTCATAAAATGAATCAGGGCGTGGTTTCTAAACCCCGTTCTTTGCTCTGATGCTGCCATTTTATCGTTATAGAGCAGGTGATGATTTCCAGAAACGGTTCTGGTGAACTCTAATATTTCGCGTTTAGGGTCTGAAAAACAGCTCAACAACACATCGCACACCACAATGGCACCGGCATTAATGAAGGGGTTGCGTGGGATGCCTTTTTCGTACTCAAGCTGCACCAAAGAGTTAAACGCCGAGCCAGAGGGTTCAACCCCGACGCGCCGCCAGAGCTTATCTCCCTCGGCCTGAAACGCCAGCACCAAAGAGAGTACTTTTGCGATACTTTGAATGGAAAACGTGTCGCTGGCATCACCGGCTGAATAATGGCTTCGATCAACGGTGATCAGATGAATCCCCAGTTTATTGGGGTCAATGCGCTTCAGCTCGGGAATATAATCAGCAACCTCACCTTTGTCAGGTGTCTCTTTTTGCAGCCGTACGATCTCTTCAAGAAGCCGTTGATAATCCATCTTGTTTGTCCGCTGTTTAGTTTACCTATCAATACAGTTGCTTTAATTCATCGGCGCGCCGAATGGTCTCCTCCAGCATACATTGCGGCTCATCTACTATTCCACTACAACCAAACCCACAGTGCTCATGGTAATAAAAAATACACTGCATCAAACTCACAACGGCAACGTCCGAAAACGCCACTGCACACTCTCCTGCACACCCCGATCTTCAAACACCACCTCAGCCACATAATCCGCTCGCTCTTGCAGCAACGCCAAGGGAAACAGGGCGTACTCATAAACGCTGAATTTGCCGTTCACATCCGTGGCTTGCGAAATCAAGCGGGTGTTCGTCACCTCGCCTTGATCATCAAAGAGGCGAAACGAGATCAGTTTCACCTGCTCGCTAACATAGTAGGGGTTAAATTGAATCGAAAGTGGGTTGCCCGCCTGTTGATAATCGGGCAGCGGATTAGGCACTTCATTGCCCCAAAAGGCCGGATAAACATCGGTGGCTTGATCCATTGGCCAAAGCACGTAACGTGGGTTTTGGCTCGCTACGCCATCCAAGGCGGCTTGATAATCGGCGGTGGCTATTTTCAAATTTTCATCGGCACAAACAGCATAATAATAGCCGCCAGAAACAAACGTGCTGTTCAGACACACATTATTTAACCCACTGCTGCCGCCGTTATGCACAAAACTGTAGAGGCAATTATTCTCCTGTGCGGTAAAACCAATCCCCACCTCATCCCGATAAAAATCCAAAATAGCAAAACGGTGATAAATGGCCGTCATCAAACCATCAATGGACGCCACCACCGTACTGCCCTGCCCCACCACCCCTTCGTTGACATTGGTACTGCGATAACCAAACCGAAGCGCCCGCGCAGCGGCATCCACCCCACTAAAACCAACCCCAGTTTGCACCTCAGCATGACCGGCCTGCTGATTGAGTTTTAAATAACCCGCATGGCTGCCCGCCGCCCCTTGCAAGGCATCACTGACCGTCACCGCAATCAAACCCGTCTGTTGACGCACGTCATTAAAATACCGATACGCCCGCGCTAAAGAGGGAGCCGTACAGCTGCGGCTGTCAATAACAGGGGGTTTTAAGACTAAATTTTCAGCAGAGGGCGACACATCCGTGCCGGAATCGGAGGAACAGGCCACTAAAAAAGAGACCACGAATAAAATAAAAAACCTTCGGAACAGACCCATTTTAAGACTCCTTGTATCGCTGCATCCCTAGGCAACAGACTAAACAAAAAGATTAAAAAGGCACAGCGACCGCTTCACACTCTTTTGGCCGATCCTGTGACCTCGATCTAAAAAAGCCAAAACAGTCGGGTTTTTATCCGAAAAAACCGAGTTACGCCGCCTCAACGCCGCAACACAAACTCATCCATCACCTCGTGCAAATAGTTGTACGCCACCACCTTAAGCTCATCGCCCTGCACTTGAATGTGAGTGAATCCCCAACGTTTTTCAGGCGCTTTTGGCTCATCATCGCCTTTATTGGCGTTATCAAACAGCACCGGCTGGCCATCGGCACGACGGGCAATAAAGTCATAACCAATGCCCCACTTGCGTTTCTGCTCAAGCCACAACTCGCTTTCATACTCGCTCGGTTGTGTGGAACGGTTGTGCAGATCCGCACCGCCGTTACCGATGCCAATGTAGGTGATGCCCTCTTGAGTATCAATTTTACCGCCCGAAATACGGATGATCTGACCATCAGCATCAAACTTCAGCGGCTGCGTACGCTGGTACATGTGATCGTGACCAAAAAGAACAAACTGCACCCCCAATTTTTGCAAACGGGGGAACAATTTCTGTCGCATACGTCGATTTTCGCTGCGATCCCCATAGGTGCCGTGGGGCTCGAACGAAAGCGGCGAATGGTGAAACAAAACCAATTTCCACGGCTGCTGGCTCGCTTTCAGATCCGCCTCCATCCACGCCAACATCTGTGGCAGACGCGCCCGCTCACTGTTTTTGCTGGCAAACTTCATCGAATCCAACACCACAAAATGCACCGGCCCTGAATCAAAACTAAAGTAACGCTCCCGGTCCTCCTCTGGCATCCCAGTGGAGCTGGGATAGGCAAACGAGGCCAAATACCCCTTGGGCAGATTCTGCTCTTTATTGGCGTATTCGTGATTGCCCAGAGAGCTGAAAAAAGGCCGGTGCATTAAAATACCGCGTTCCGGCTGCTTTTTACCCTTACCGCTGAGTTGATCAAAAAACTTCTGATCAAACTGCTTGTAGCTGCCGCTGGAATAGGCAATGTCCCCCACCCCAATGCTAAAGTCATGCGGGTATTTCCAGATGCCGTTCTCGCGGCTGGAAATGGCATCGCGCACCTTGCGCGGCTGACTGTATTTGGTACCCGAATCACCAAAGGCGATAAAATTAACTGCTTTACTGCTCGCATCGGGCAAGGTCTTAAAAGAGACCGCACTGGCCAGCAGCAAGCCGTTGTGCAACAGATCAAAACGGTATTCCGTATCCGGCTCCAGATCAAACAGCTGCACCAAATGCTGCTCAAAATCCTGTTTTAGCCCCGTCTCCTGCTTGGCAAAATGCTGCTGACGGGAAGGGAAATCACGCCATGTGGTTTCGCCTTTTTTCCAAAGCCGCAACAGACCGTGACCGGCAGCGTAACTGCCCCAGAGAATCTTTACCTCCGTGGCCGACTGCGCTTGCAAGTAGGGGTAACGAAACAAAATGCCTTTGGCCTCTTTACGCGGCATCACCTCTTTTTGTTGGCTGGGCTGCAACTCGCCAATTCGATGCTCTCGTTCATGCGCCCCCAGATCTGGGTGTTGGCGATCAAAGCGCGACACCCCCGAGAAATCGGTCAACAGACCGTCCATCCCCTCCGCCCTCTCCAGCGCGGGGCTGCCTTGCTTCAGTTTCAATACGTTCAAATCCGCAAACAACGGGTCTTTAATCTCACTGTTTAAATCAAAGCCGGTTTTTTGCTGCCAACGTTTTAGGGAGACCTTCTCTAAACCGTGCTGCTCCCAATTGAAACGGAGTTTTGCACCTTTATCCGTCCAATAAAGATTGTTATCCAACTCTAGGGTTTTGGGATCGACCAAAGCATTACTGGAGATTTTCACCGCTGGGCGGCCTTTTGCCGAGGAGACATGCACAATGTTATTTTTGATTGTGATGTTCTCACCCGCCTGCCCCACTTCCGACTCATTGGAGAGAAAAATCGCCCCGTGCGCCCGCGTAGAAGCGTTGTAACAACTGTTGTTGTAAATCAACACCCCAGAAGAGGAGGCGCTGGCCAAACAGGCCTCGCCTGTGTTGATAATGACGTTGTTGCGAATGATGCCATCGTAACTCTCGAAATTGCCATCCCGCAGACGCTCTGCGTCTGTGGATTGACCCAACATAATGCCGCGTTCGTAAATGTTGCGCAGCAGATTGCCTTCAAACACCGTGTCACGGGCGTTACCCTTGGCGTACATACCGATGGAGGGGATGTCATGCACAACATTGCGTGCCACCCAAGTGCGCGCTGCACCCACGATGTCCACCCCTTGCGCGTTGGCACCGAGCTTGGCATCAGGGGAATAAATCTCATTTCCGTAGATCACCACATCGTCAGCGGTATGAACCAGCTTGACGATGTCGCGCTTGGAGCCGTGCAGTTTGTTGCGAATCAGATGCACAAACGGCGTGTCGATCTTCACCACATAATGCTTGCCGCCCACCACCTCCAGACCCTCCACACTCCAGTACATCGGCTTGAAGTCGTCGTTGTAAAAATAGAGGGCTTGTGTGCGTCCCTGCGCTTCGATAACCACCGATTCATTGCCAAAAGCACGCAAATTGATCCACGCATCAGCGCGACCTGGGCGTTTAATGCTCACCCCTTTGTAACGACCTTCGCGCAAAAAGATCGTCTCGCCTGGCAGCACTCGTGACACCGCTTCTTTGAGGCTGCGCAAGGGAGTTTGCAACGTGCGCCCCTCGTTGTCATCGTCACCCTTAGGTGAAACGTAATACCGACGAGGCTGCGGTATTTTGATCCTTCCCAACGACGGCGAGACCTGCAAAGGAGACTGCTCTTTGGCAACCGCCACCTCGCTGAACGGCGCAAGCGGCGGCAACTCACCACACGCAACCAAAGACAGCAACAGCGACATCCACATCAACCCCACCCATTGAAACGTGCTCCGACCTACTCTCAACCCGCCCATTCGCATTCGTTCTGCCCCCTCAAGTGAAACCGCAGTGTATCAATTAAACACTTGTTTAGATGAAAACAGCCGTGCAAACAAAACACCAATCAACAATAAATCCAACAATTATCCGATATTCCCTTAAGCTTCTGCGCAAAGTAGACGAATCTAGACAAAAGCTCGCCTTTATCGGCTACCGCAACGGTTTGAAATCTTCTAGAATGCAGGGCACCAAGGAAGGGAAATTAATGGCTATCACTGCCGATGAGTCTAAAATTCGCACTCATAAAAGCAACAATTTTATCTCTTAATTACACACAGCATGTCAGTAGACGTCCAACCTGTGACGCAGCTGATAGACCACAGAGGGAAGAACGATGCTCAAACTGTTACCTCGTAATGCCGGTATTTGGGTTGGCGACTATCTGCGCCAACGTCTTAGCTGTCCCACACCCAAACCGACCCCAGAGAACCCGACACACATTCTCTTCTGTTTGGTCGATCATTACGAACCGCGCTGGGGCACCCCCCCCCGCGAGCAAGAGTTCGCCCGAGTGGATTACTGGCTGGAACAGTACCCAAAAATGGCCGCTCAGTTCACCGACAGCGACGGTTTTAACCCGCGCCACAGCTACTTTTTCCCCTACGACGAATACGAAGCGGAACACATCGAATCCCTCGCTCAGCTCTGCGAACAGGGCTACGGCGAGATCGAAGTACACCTGCACCATCGTCACGATACAGACGCCGGTTTTCGCCAGAAAATGAACGACTTCGTCGAAATTCTGCACCAGCAACACAACGCCTTGGGCATCAACAAAGAGGACGGCAAGCCCAAATACGCCTTTATTCACGGCAACTGGGCGCTGAACAACTCACGCCCCGATGGCGATTGGTGTGGGGTCGATAACGAGAGTCAAATTTTAGTCGAGACCGGCTGTTTTGTGGACATGACCATGCCCTCCGCTCCCAGCGACACCCAGACCCAAAAGGTCAACAGCATCTATTACGGCAACGAATTTAATGGCAAAGCCAAATGCCACGACTTTGGCGATGACATTCGAGTCGGCACCCCACAGCAAGAAAAACTCATGCTGATTCAAGGTCCCTTAATGCTGAACTGGAAAAACCGCAGCAAAGGCCTGATTCCCAAAATCGAAAACGCCGAATTGGACGCCGACAACCCACCCACTCTGGATCGGGTCAAACTCTGGCCAAAAGCCAACGTGCATGTGATGGGGAGACTCGACTGGCAGTTCATCAAACTGCACACCCACGGAGCGGGTGAAGCCAACGCCACCACCCTACTGGAAAAAGAGGGCGTGGAGATGCACCAACA
The sequence above is a segment of the Gammaproteobacteria bacterium genome. Coding sequences within it:
- a CDS encoding glutaminase; this translates as MDYQRLLEEIVRLQKETPDKGEVADYIPELKRIDPNKLGIHLITVDRSHYSAGDASDTFSIQSIAKVLSLVLAFQAEGDKLWRRVGVEPSGSAFNSLVQLEYEKGIPRNPFINAGAIVVCDVLLSCFSDPKREILEFTRTVSGNHHLLYNDKMAASEQRTGFRNHALIHFMKDFGNIHNDIDAVLDLYFCLCSLEMSCKELAESFLFLASDGVNPFTKEEVLSKSKTKRINSIMQLCGFYDEAGEFSFKVGLPGKSGVGGGIIAIHPGEYSVAVWSPKLNKKGNSYKGVKALELMTTKTQSSIF
- a CDS encoding CAP domain-containing protein yields the protein MGLFRRFFILFVVSFLVACSSDSGTDVSPSAENLVLKPPVIDSRSCTAPSLARAYRYFNDVRQQTGLIAVTVSDALQGAAGSHAGYLKLNQQAGHAEVQTGVGFSGVDAAARALRFGYRSTNVNEGVVGQGSTVVASIDGLMTAIYHRFAILDFYRDEVGIGFTAQENNCLYSFVHNGGSSGLNNVCLNSTFVSGGYYYAVCADENLKIATADYQAALDGVASQNPRYVLWPMDQATDVYPAFWGNEVPNPLPDYQQAGNPLSIQFNPYYVSEQVKLISFRLFDDQGEVTNTRLISQATDVNGKFSVYEYALFPLALLQERADYVAEVVFEDRGVQESVQWRFRTLPL
- a CDS encoding NYN domain-containing protein, with the translated sequence MKIAIFVDVQNIYYTTRQAYQNQFNYNAFWAEIAAQGEIVNAFAYAIHRSDNKQQQFQNILRQIGFEIKLKPYIQRSDGSAKGDWDVGLTIDVLEEAPYVDRVVLLSGDGDFDLLLHKVRTKYGIEAEVYGVAELTANSLINEATRFVPIDERLLMHRKR
- the tsaB gene encoding tRNA (adenosine(37)-N6)-threonylcarbamoyltransferase complex dimerization subunit type 1 TsaB; amino-acid sequence: MKLLAIDTTTEACSAALWLDGEVIFRYQVAPREHGNLILAMLDQLLAEAGVTLKQLDGLAFARGPGAFTGVRIATSVVQGIAYGVDLPVVAVSTLATLAQRAYRESGAKQVLSAIDARMQEVYWGAYVLDEFAVMRSVATEVVMKPEALQMPKEGLWCGAGTGWGTYEAVLSAPLEGCLDRVLGALLPHAQDLAALAVVDLRAGKGVSAENALPVYLRDNVAQKPKPKT
- a CDS encoding metallophosphoesterase, with the protein product MSLLLSLVACGELPPLAPFSEVAVAKEQSPLQVSPSLGRIKIPQPRRYYVSPKGDDDNEGRTLQTPLRSLKEAVSRVLPGETIFLREGRYKGVSIKRPGRADAWINLRAFGNESVVIEAQGRTQALYFYNDDFKPMYWSVEGLEVVGGKHYVVKIDTPFVHLIRNKLHGSKRDIVKLVHTADDVVIYGNEIYSPDAKLGANAQGVDIVGAARTWVARNVVHDIPSIGMYAKGNARDTVFEGNLLRNIYERGIMLGQSTDAERLRDGNFESYDGIIRNNVIINTGEACLASASSSGVLIYNNSCYNASTRAHGAIFLSNESEVGQAGENITIKNNIVHVSSAKGRPAVKISSNALVDPKTLELDNNLYWTDKGAKLRFNWEQHGLEKVSLKRWQQKTGFDLNSEIKDPLFADLNVLKLKQGSPALERAEGMDGLLTDFSGVSRFDRQHPDLGAHEREHRIGELQPSQQKEVMPRKEAKGILFRYPYLQAQSATEVKILWGSYAAGHGLLRLWKKGETTWRDFPSRQQHFAKQETGLKQDFEQHLVQLFDLEPDTEYRFDLLHNGLLLASAVSFKTLPDASSKAVNFIAFGDSGTKYSQPRKVRDAISSRENGIWKYPHDFSIGVGDIAYSSGSYKQFDQKFFDQLSGKGKKQPERGILMHRPFFSSLGNHEYANKEQNLPKGYLASFAYPSSTGMPEEDRERYFSFDSGPVHFVVLDSMKFASKNSERARLPQMLAWMEADLKASQQPWKLVLFHHSPLSFEPHGTYGDRSENRRMRQKLFPRLQKLGVQFVLFGHDHMYQRTQPLKFDADGQIIRISGGKIDTQEGITYIGIGNGGADLHNRSTQPSEYESELWLEQKRKWGIGYDFIARRADGQPVLFDNANKGDDEPKAPEKRWGFTHIQVQGDELKVVAYNYLHEVMDEFVLRR